Proteins encoded within one genomic window of Oncorhynchus tshawytscha isolate Ot180627B linkage group LG02, Otsh_v2.0, whole genome shotgun sequence:
- the LOC112247309 gene encoding bromodomain and PHD finger-containing protein 3 isoform X2 has product MRRLRRRGCRPGVVGLEMGRGRGRGRGRDSSVQLRPPSPYRLQLSPSRETLTYAQAQKMVEVDLDGRLHRISITDPLPVITEDEMMAQDIVECNSNKENSEQTQSRARPGRKPPNPKGRRRESKTSSHQSRRSGSQQYTQSHTNSSQHPSHQSPLPEPTFRVLDCPCPLDTPPLPVAYYRFVEKSGEEQDCEAEYDMDEEDLAWLEMVNQKRVSDGHASVSPDTFELLIDRLERESILESRSQALSQSAIDEDAFCCVCLDDECLNSNVILFCDICNLAVHQECYGVPYIPEGQWLCRCCLQSPSRPVDCVLCPNRGGAFKQTSDGRWAHVVCAIWIPEVCFANMVFLEPVEGVKNIPSARWKLTCYLCKQKGRGASIQCHKANCYRAFHVSCAQKAGLFMKIDPVRETGVNGTTFSVKKTAFCENHSPVGSRRDGSGDEAVEGRLVGGRGNRGQRSYTQSPPAPPSKKTPKGQKKKKGKKSLAGQTTRRSAVPVLLVPQIPSHRLNKICIGVAVQRKNQFIQRLHNYWLLKRQSRNGMPLIRRLHSHLQAHKTAEQREPDEKLCAAREELRYWQKLRQDLERARLLVELVRKRERLKREQMKLQQAALELKLTPALILLRSTLDQLQEKDAAQIFSQPVNLAEVPDYLEFISKPMDLSSMRAKLEAHAYCSTTDLEGDFNLMVSNCLRYNSKETAFHRAALHLREVGGAVLRHAHRQAQSIGLDPSTGMHLPDSPNKHGFYQCTWEDVDSLLDPDNRLHLSTEEQLKALLEKLDMVASMRSSGGRTKRIRLLRREINTVTHKQQRSQSHNGKEEEEEEEENGKKDNVENSPLTSASTPGKDASPPTLESSCPASSPLPGDAPPEPPVLGLVTAGRRSPGRRSPGRSYKRQRSSPSGGKGQSDDDAEVEETATPCKQKEDSEKFSPSQTPSPPTNACPLIGVGRRTSVLFKKAKNGARLAKIRAAQLQYVGTTEGKTNGLDSSPTIIKPPSETALSTPAPPPTPSSPSSHCLRSRGPSSDSEGDKPLSLVKVEGFTNGLGKHKDDSSDIASNDQKHSVPPPPKRSRGKPALAKVPENQNGGSGGSMLLPFDSDTELTPLDLVWAKCRGYPSYPAMVVDPDMPQEGLLHNGIPIPVPPGDVLKLGERRQKETGERHYLVLFFDTKRTWQWLPRDKLLQMGMDDTVDKLRLMEGKKPSVRKSVHTAYDRAMIHLNHVINHVKGNLTFNPSNFI; this is encoded by the exons ATGAGGAGGCTGCGGAGGAGGGGATGCAGGCCAGGAGTAGTTGGCCTTGAGATGGgcaggggtagagggagggggaggggcagggacTCCAGTGTTCAGCTGCGGCCACCTTCCCCCTATAGACTGCAGCTATCTCCATCTAGAGAAACTTTGACCTatgctcaggcccagaagatggTGGAGGTGGACCTGGATGGAAGGCTTCACAGGATCAGCATCACCGACCCTCTGCCAGTCATCACAGAGGATGAGATGATGGCTCAGGACATTGTTGAGTGCAACAGTAACAAAGAGAACAGCGAACAAACCCAGAGCAGAGCCAGACCAGGGCGCAAACCTCCCAACCCAAAGGGCCGCAGGAGGGAAAGCAAAACCTCATCTCACCAGAGCCGACGTTCTGGCAGTCAGCAGTACACTCAAAGCCACACCAATTCCTCCCAACACCCTTCTCACCAAAGCCCTCTCCCCGAGCCAACCTTCCGCGTGCTTGACTGTCCGTGTCCTTTAGACACACCTCCCCTACCTGTGGCCTACTACCGTTTCGTAGAGAAGTCAGGGGAGGAGCAGGACTGTGAGGCAGAGTACGACATGGACGAGGAGGACCTGGCCTGGCTGGAGATGGTCAACCAGAAGAGGGTATCTGATGGCCACGCGTCCGTCTCCCCGGACACCTTTGAGCTGCTGATCGACCGTCTGGAGAGGGAGTCCATCCTGGAGTCACGGAGCCAGGCCCTGTCCCAGAGTGCCATAGACGAGGATGCCTTCTGCTGCGTCTGCCTGGACGACGAGTGTCTCAACAGCAACGTCATCCTGTTCTGTGACATCTGCAACCTGGCCGTCCACCAGGAGTGTTACGGTGTGCCCTACATTCCTGAGGGCCAGTGGCTGTGCCGCTGCTGTCTGCAGTCCCCCTCGCGCCCTGTGGACTGTGTGCTCTGCCCCAACAGGGGAGGTGCCTTCAAACAGACTAGTGATGGACGCTGGGCCCACGTTGTCTGTGCCATATGGATCCCAGAGGTGTGCTTTGCCAACATGGTATTCCTGGAGCCAGTGGAGGGGGTGAAGAACATCCCCTCAGCCCGCTGGAAGCTCACCTGCTACCTGTGCAAGCAGAAAGGCCGGGGCGCGTCCATCCAGTGCCACAAGGCCAACTGTTACCGGGCCTTCCATGTCAGCTGTGCCCAGAAGGCTGGCCTCTTCATGAAGATCGACCCGGTCCGGGAGACTGGGGTCAACGGAACCACCTTCTCTGTGAAGAAGACTGCCTTCTGTGAGAATCACTCCCCAGTCGGGTCACGGCGAGATGGGTCAGGTGACGAGGCGGTGGAGGGAAGGCTGGTGGGAGGCAGGGGGAACAGGGGTCAAAGGTCATACACTCAGAGCCCCCCGGCACCGCCCAGTAAAAAGACTCCCAAAggccagaagaagaagaagggaaaGAAGAGCCTAGCTGGTCAGACGACCCGTCGCTCTGCTGTGCCTGTGCTGCTGGTGCCTCAAATCCCCTCTCACAG GCTGAACAAGATTTGCATTGGGGTTGCTGTCCAGAGGAAGAACCAGTTCATTCAGAGGCTTCACAACTACTGGCTGCTGAAACGTCAGTCCCGAAATGGCATGCCTCTCATCCGGCGCCTGCACTCGCATCTGCAGGCTCACAAGACTGCTGAGCAG AGGGAACCAGATGAGAAGCTTTGTGCGGCGAGGGAGGAGCTACGGTACTGGCAGAAGTTGCGGCAGGACCTGGAGAGAGCCCGGCTCCTGGTGGAACTCGtccgcaagagagagagactaaagaggGAGCAG atgaAACTTCAACAGGCTGCTCTGGAGCTGAAGTTGACCCCAGCGTTAATACTGCTGCGTTCCACCCTGGACCAGCTTCAGGAGAAGGACGCAGCACAGATTTTCTCTCAGCCTGTCAATCTAGCAGAG GTGCCAGACTATCTGGAGTTCATCTCCAAGCCCATGGATTTATCCAGCATGCGTGCCAAACTGGAGGCCCATGCCTACTGCTCCACAACCGACCTGGAGGGGGACTTTAACCTCATGGTGTCCAACTGCCTGAGGTACAACTCCAAGGAGACCGCGTTCCACCGAGCCGCCTTGCACCTACGGGAGGTGGGAGGAGCCGTCCTCCGCCACGCCCACAGACAGGCGCAGAGCATCGGGTTGGACCCCAGCACGGGCATGCACCTCCCAGACTCTCCTAACAAGCATGGCTTCTACCAATGCACCTGGGAGGATG TGGACTCTCTCCTGGATCCAGACAACAGGCTCCACCTGTCCACAGAGGAGCAGCTGAAGGCCCTGCTGGAGAAGCTGGACATGGTGGCATCCATGCGCTCCAGTGGAGGACGAACCAAACGCATCCGGCTGCTACGTAGAGAGATCAACACGGTCACGCACAAACAACAGCGCTCACAATCGCACAAcgggaaagaagaagaggaagaggaggaagaaaatgGAAAGAAGGACAATGTGGAGAACAGTCCTTTAACATCAGCCTCTACTCCGGGGAAAG ATGCCTCTCCACCAACACTAGAGTCTTCATGCCCAGCGTCGTCCCCCCTGCCAGGCGATGCCCCACCTGAGCCACCCGTACTGGGCCTTGTGACCGCAGGGCGAAGGTCACCAGGGCGCAGGTCACCAGGGCGCTCTTACAAACGCCAGAGATCCTCGCCGAGTGGGGGAAAAGGGCAGAGTGATGATGATGCTGAAGTTGAGGAGACAGCGACACCGTGCAAACAGAAGGAGGATTCTGAAAAGTTCTCTCCTTCACAGACTCCCAGTCCCCCCACTAACGCCTGTCCTTTGATTGGAGTTGGCCGGCGGACATCTGTTCTGTTCAAGAAAGCTAAAAATGGAGCGAGACTGGCAAAGATTAGAGCAGCTCAGTTACAGTATGTAGGGACCACTGAGGGTAAAACCAATGGATTGGACAGTTCCCCCACCATTATAAAACCTCCCAGTGAGACTGCCCTTTCCACCCCTGcccctccccccactccctcctcaCCGTCATCCCACTGCCTGAGGTCCAGAGGGCCCAGCTCTGACAGCGAGGGAGACAAGCCCCTCTCCCTTGTCAAAGTAGAAG GCTTTACAAATGGTCTAGGAAAGCACAAAGATGACTCCTCAGACATAGCATCCAATGACCAAAAACATAG TGTCCCCCCGCCACCCAAACGCAGCCGTGGTAAACCAGCTCTGGCTAAAGTCCCAGAGAACCAGAATGGAGGCTCAG GGGGAAGTATGCTTTTGCCCTTTGATAGTGACACAGAGCTCACACCACTTGACCTGGTCTGGGCTAAGTGTCGTGGATATCCATCATACCCAGCAATG GTTGTTGACCCAGACATGCCTCAGGAAGGGCTTCTTCACAATGGCATCCCCATCCCCGTGCCTCCTGGGGACGTGTTAAAACTGGGGGAGCGGAGGCAGAAGGAGACCGGGGAGAGGCACTACCTTGTGCTGTTCTTCGACACCAAAAGGACCTG GCAATGGCTGCCACGGGACAAGTTGCTGCAAATGGGGATGGATGACACGGTGGACAAACTGCGCCTGATGGAGGGCAAGAAGCCCAGCGTCCGCAAGTCTGTACACACGGCATACGACCGTGCCATGATACACCTGAACCACGTTATCAACCACGTCAAGGGGAACCTCACTTTCAACCCCTCCAATTTTATATGA
- the LOC112247309 gene encoding bromodomain and PHD finger-containing protein 3 isoform X1 produces the protein MRRLRRRGCRPGVVGLEMGRGRGRGRGRDSSVQLRPPSPYRLQLSPSRETLTYAQAQKMVEVDLDGRLHRISITDPLPVITEDEMMAQDIVECNSNKENSEQTQSRARPGRKPPNPKGRRRESKTSSHQSRRSGSQQYTQSHTNSSQHPSHQSPLPEPTFRVLDCPCPLDTPPLPVAYYRFVEKSGEEQDCEAEYDMDEEDLAWLEMVNQKRVSDGHASVSPDTFELLIDRLERESILESRSQALSQSAIDEDAFCCVCLDDECLNSNVILFCDICNLAVHQECYGVPYIPEGQWLCRCCLQSPSRPVDCVLCPNRGGAFKQTSDGRWAHVVCAIWIPEVCFANMVFLEPVEGVKNIPSARWKLTCYLCKQKGRGASIQCHKANCYRAFHVSCAQKAGLFMKIDPVRETGVNGTTFSVKKTAFCENHSPVGSRRDGSGDEAVEGRLVGGRGNRGQRSYTQSPPAPPSKKTPKGQKKKKGKKSLAGQTTRRSAVPVLLVPQIPSHRLNKICIGVAVQRKNQFIQRLHNYWLLKRQSRNGMPLIRRLHSHLQAHKTAEQREPDEKLCAAREELRYWQKLRQDLERARLLVELVRKRERLKREQMKLQQAALELKLTPALILLRSTLDQLQEKDAAQIFSQPVNLAEVPDYLEFISKPMDLSSMRAKLEAHAYCSTTDLEGDFNLMVSNCLRYNSKETAFHRAALHLREVGGAVLRHAHRQAQSIGLDPSTGMHLPDSPNKHGFYQCTWEDVDSLLDPDNRLHLSTEEQLKALLEKLDMVASMRSSGGRTKRIRLLRREINTVTHKQQRSQSHNGKEEEEEEEENGKKDNVENSPLTSASTPGKDASPPTLESSCPASSPLPGDAPPEPPVLGLVTAGRRSPGRRSPGRSYKRQRSSPSGGKGQSDDDAEVEETATPCKQKEDSEKFSPSQTPSPPTNACPLIGVGRRTSVLFKKAKNGARLAKIRAAQLQYVGTTEGKTNGLDSSPTIIKPPSETALSTPAPPPTPSSPSSHCLRSRGPSSDSEGDKPLSLVKVEGFTNGLGKHKDDSSDIASNDQKHSVPPPPKRSRGKPALAKVPENQNGGSVQHPTSLCLCSGGSMLLPFDSDTELTPLDLVWAKCRGYPSYPAMVVDPDMPQEGLLHNGIPIPVPPGDVLKLGERRQKETGERHYLVLFFDTKRTWQWLPRDKLLQMGMDDTVDKLRLMEGKKPSVRKSVHTAYDRAMIHLNHVINHVKGNLTFNPSNFI, from the exons ATGAGGAGGCTGCGGAGGAGGGGATGCAGGCCAGGAGTAGTTGGCCTTGAGATGGgcaggggtagagggagggggaggggcagggacTCCAGTGTTCAGCTGCGGCCACCTTCCCCCTATAGACTGCAGCTATCTCCATCTAGAGAAACTTTGACCTatgctcaggcccagaagatggTGGAGGTGGACCTGGATGGAAGGCTTCACAGGATCAGCATCACCGACCCTCTGCCAGTCATCACAGAGGATGAGATGATGGCTCAGGACATTGTTGAGTGCAACAGTAACAAAGAGAACAGCGAACAAACCCAGAGCAGAGCCAGACCAGGGCGCAAACCTCCCAACCCAAAGGGCCGCAGGAGGGAAAGCAAAACCTCATCTCACCAGAGCCGACGTTCTGGCAGTCAGCAGTACACTCAAAGCCACACCAATTCCTCCCAACACCCTTCTCACCAAAGCCCTCTCCCCGAGCCAACCTTCCGCGTGCTTGACTGTCCGTGTCCTTTAGACACACCTCCCCTACCTGTGGCCTACTACCGTTTCGTAGAGAAGTCAGGGGAGGAGCAGGACTGTGAGGCAGAGTACGACATGGACGAGGAGGACCTGGCCTGGCTGGAGATGGTCAACCAGAAGAGGGTATCTGATGGCCACGCGTCCGTCTCCCCGGACACCTTTGAGCTGCTGATCGACCGTCTGGAGAGGGAGTCCATCCTGGAGTCACGGAGCCAGGCCCTGTCCCAGAGTGCCATAGACGAGGATGCCTTCTGCTGCGTCTGCCTGGACGACGAGTGTCTCAACAGCAACGTCATCCTGTTCTGTGACATCTGCAACCTGGCCGTCCACCAGGAGTGTTACGGTGTGCCCTACATTCCTGAGGGCCAGTGGCTGTGCCGCTGCTGTCTGCAGTCCCCCTCGCGCCCTGTGGACTGTGTGCTCTGCCCCAACAGGGGAGGTGCCTTCAAACAGACTAGTGATGGACGCTGGGCCCACGTTGTCTGTGCCATATGGATCCCAGAGGTGTGCTTTGCCAACATGGTATTCCTGGAGCCAGTGGAGGGGGTGAAGAACATCCCCTCAGCCCGCTGGAAGCTCACCTGCTACCTGTGCAAGCAGAAAGGCCGGGGCGCGTCCATCCAGTGCCACAAGGCCAACTGTTACCGGGCCTTCCATGTCAGCTGTGCCCAGAAGGCTGGCCTCTTCATGAAGATCGACCCGGTCCGGGAGACTGGGGTCAACGGAACCACCTTCTCTGTGAAGAAGACTGCCTTCTGTGAGAATCACTCCCCAGTCGGGTCACGGCGAGATGGGTCAGGTGACGAGGCGGTGGAGGGAAGGCTGGTGGGAGGCAGGGGGAACAGGGGTCAAAGGTCATACACTCAGAGCCCCCCGGCACCGCCCAGTAAAAAGACTCCCAAAggccagaagaagaagaagggaaaGAAGAGCCTAGCTGGTCAGACGACCCGTCGCTCTGCTGTGCCTGTGCTGCTGGTGCCTCAAATCCCCTCTCACAG GCTGAACAAGATTTGCATTGGGGTTGCTGTCCAGAGGAAGAACCAGTTCATTCAGAGGCTTCACAACTACTGGCTGCTGAAACGTCAGTCCCGAAATGGCATGCCTCTCATCCGGCGCCTGCACTCGCATCTGCAGGCTCACAAGACTGCTGAGCAG AGGGAACCAGATGAGAAGCTTTGTGCGGCGAGGGAGGAGCTACGGTACTGGCAGAAGTTGCGGCAGGACCTGGAGAGAGCCCGGCTCCTGGTGGAACTCGtccgcaagagagagagactaaagaggGAGCAG atgaAACTTCAACAGGCTGCTCTGGAGCTGAAGTTGACCCCAGCGTTAATACTGCTGCGTTCCACCCTGGACCAGCTTCAGGAGAAGGACGCAGCACAGATTTTCTCTCAGCCTGTCAATCTAGCAGAG GTGCCAGACTATCTGGAGTTCATCTCCAAGCCCATGGATTTATCCAGCATGCGTGCCAAACTGGAGGCCCATGCCTACTGCTCCACAACCGACCTGGAGGGGGACTTTAACCTCATGGTGTCCAACTGCCTGAGGTACAACTCCAAGGAGACCGCGTTCCACCGAGCCGCCTTGCACCTACGGGAGGTGGGAGGAGCCGTCCTCCGCCACGCCCACAGACAGGCGCAGAGCATCGGGTTGGACCCCAGCACGGGCATGCACCTCCCAGACTCTCCTAACAAGCATGGCTTCTACCAATGCACCTGGGAGGATG TGGACTCTCTCCTGGATCCAGACAACAGGCTCCACCTGTCCACAGAGGAGCAGCTGAAGGCCCTGCTGGAGAAGCTGGACATGGTGGCATCCATGCGCTCCAGTGGAGGACGAACCAAACGCATCCGGCTGCTACGTAGAGAGATCAACACGGTCACGCACAAACAACAGCGCTCACAATCGCACAAcgggaaagaagaagaggaagaggaggaagaaaatgGAAAGAAGGACAATGTGGAGAACAGTCCTTTAACATCAGCCTCTACTCCGGGGAAAG ATGCCTCTCCACCAACACTAGAGTCTTCATGCCCAGCGTCGTCCCCCCTGCCAGGCGATGCCCCACCTGAGCCACCCGTACTGGGCCTTGTGACCGCAGGGCGAAGGTCACCAGGGCGCAGGTCACCAGGGCGCTCTTACAAACGCCAGAGATCCTCGCCGAGTGGGGGAAAAGGGCAGAGTGATGATGATGCTGAAGTTGAGGAGACAGCGACACCGTGCAAACAGAAGGAGGATTCTGAAAAGTTCTCTCCTTCACAGACTCCCAGTCCCCCCACTAACGCCTGTCCTTTGATTGGAGTTGGCCGGCGGACATCTGTTCTGTTCAAGAAAGCTAAAAATGGAGCGAGACTGGCAAAGATTAGAGCAGCTCAGTTACAGTATGTAGGGACCACTGAGGGTAAAACCAATGGATTGGACAGTTCCCCCACCATTATAAAACCTCCCAGTGAGACTGCCCTTTCCACCCCTGcccctccccccactccctcctcaCCGTCATCCCACTGCCTGAGGTCCAGAGGGCCCAGCTCTGACAGCGAGGGAGACAAGCCCCTCTCCCTTGTCAAAGTAGAAG GCTTTACAAATGGTCTAGGAAAGCACAAAGATGACTCCTCAGACATAGCATCCAATGACCAAAAACATAG TGTCCCCCCGCCACCCAAACGCAGCCGTGGTAAACCAGCTCTGGCTAAAGTCCCAGAGAACCAGAATGGAGGCTCAG TTCAACATCCCACATCTTTGTGTTTGTGCTCAGGGGGAAGTATGCTTTTGCCCTTTGATAGTGACACAGAGCTCACACCACTTGACCTGGTCTGGGCTAAGTGTCGTGGATATCCATCATACCCAGCAATG GTTGTTGACCCAGACATGCCTCAGGAAGGGCTTCTTCACAATGGCATCCCCATCCCCGTGCCTCCTGGGGACGTGTTAAAACTGGGGGAGCGGAGGCAGAAGGAGACCGGGGAGAGGCACTACCTTGTGCTGTTCTTCGACACCAAAAGGACCTG GCAATGGCTGCCACGGGACAAGTTGCTGCAAATGGGGATGGATGACACGGTGGACAAACTGCGCCTGATGGAGGGCAAGAAGCCCAGCGTCCGCAAGTCTGTACACACGGCATACGACCGTGCCATGATACACCTGAACCACGTTATCAACCACGTCAAGGGGAACCTCACTTTCAACCCCTCCAATTTTATATGA
- the LOC112247337 gene encoding glutamate receptor U1, translated as MRVLEGVVVCTVVLLLSLGSCAAVRPDLTITTIKQDPYTMSKGSQLEGYCMDLLSELAKKLSFKYNVHLVKDGSYGRQDESGAWNGMIGEVVRGEADLAIAPLTLTAAREKAVGMTKPFMQTGISILLRKDISEEAGFFDFLTPFSVDTWVGILAAYLGTAVCFCVVARLSPCEWSQPQTEKNSFTLSHSLWYTAGALTLQGTGPHPKALSGRIICCTWWLFGLVLLACYFSNLSTSQGSDSNSLMVKGFEDLANQQGIEYGTLSGSSTLAYFKNSNNPTYRKIYEHMERTKSFVSSMDEGVRRAKEGNFAFIGESVSLDLAVARHCELIRVHEVIGMRGYSIAGTLGSPVLKNLSVAILQLSEAGELSYLRSKWWASSCMADPAKASSLQPHSLKGMFLVLALGLGLGVLLAVLELTAKSRNGAGEQRKSCCTVLSEELSQRFRGTTTNEKRSEETDKEKA; from the exons ATGAGGGTGCTGGAGGGTGTTGTAGTGTGCACCGTGGTGCTTCTACTGTCCCTAGGGAGCTGTGCTGCAG TGCGACCAGACTTGACAATCACTACAATAAAG CAAGATCCATACACCATGTCCAAAGGCTCTCAGCTGGAAGGGTACTGCATGGACCTGCTGTCTGAACTGGCCAAGAAATTGAGCTTCAAATACAACGTGCACCTGGTGAAAGATGGGTCCTATGGCAGGCAGGATGAGAGTGGGGCCTGGAACGGGATGATCGGTGAGGTGGTGAGAGGG GAGGCAGACCTGGCGATTGCTCCTCTTACCCTTACTGCTGCCCGGGAGAAGGCTGTGGGGATGACCAAACCCTTCATGCAGACAGGCATCAGTATTCTCCTGAGGAAAGACATCTCAGAAGAGGCTGGCTTCTTTGACTTCCTTACCCCCTTCTCAGTAGACACCTGGGTGGGGATCCTCGCTGCATACCTGGGGACTGCTGTCTGCTTCTGTGTAGTAGCCAG ACTCAGCCCATGTGAGTGGAGTCAACCCCAGACTGAGAAAAACAGCTTCACTCTCAGCCACAGTCTGTGGTACACCGCTGGAGCCCTCACTTTACAGG GTACCGGTCCACACCCCAAAGCTTTATCAGGACGCATTATCTGCTGCACCTGGTGGTTGTTTGGTCTGGTCCTCTTGGCCTGCTATTTCTCCAACCTCAGCACCTCTCAGGGCTCAGACTCCAATTCACTGATGGTGAAAGGGTTTGAGGACCTGGCCAACCAGCAAGGGATTGAGTATGGGACCCTGTCTGGCTCCTCTACACTTGCCTACTTCAAG AACTCTAATAACCCAACTTACCGCAAGATCTATGAGCACATGGAAAGAACCAAGAGTTTTGTGTCGTCAATGGATGAGGGTGTTCGCCGGGCAAAGGAGGGCAACTTTGCCTTCATTGGAGAGTCTGTGTCACTGGACTTGGCGGTGGCACGTCACTGTGAGCTGATCCGTGTCCATGAGGTCATCGGCATGAGAGGGTACAGCATTGCAGGCACCCTGG GTTCTCCCGTGCTAAAGAACCTGAGCGTGGCCATCCTGCAGCTGAGTGAGGCAGGGGAGTTGTCCTACCTGCGCAGTAAGTGGTGGGCCAGCAGCTGCATGGCAGACCCAGCCAAGGCCTCCTCCCTGCAGCCCCACAGCCTGAAGGGCATGTTTCTGGTGCTGGCCCTGGGCCTGGGACTGGGGGTGCTGCTGGCTGTCCTGGAGCTCACCGCCAAGTCCCGGAACGGTGCTGGGGAGCAGAGG